A region of Toxorhynchites rutilus septentrionalis strain SRP chromosome 1, ASM2978413v1, whole genome shotgun sequence DNA encodes the following proteins:
- the LOC129761356 gene encoding uncharacterized protein LOC129761356, which translates to MSRPSPNPNPDQTGYSCAACDRPDSAEKEMVLCDRCQLWYHFGCAGVSDDIHDVSWRCTECRNDEENDAALQEEIKKFEEDKKIQKQKMEREKILHRKRLEMQQEMFEMRQQLEKEKRELEKAQMQKKLSEEEAHQKKLKEMRIEMEEKLRRLKLKRNKDADEDPKKKKEKKKCKSVEEEKEISESDGSEKEDESLDDSVEEEESEDGDSSETGEEEVNENNQRRRRHRHKSPTKAQLSSRQFLSRKLPTFSGQLEEWPLFISSYETSTKACGFSNIENLARLQECLKGEALEVVRSRLLLPKAVPKIIETLRMLFGRPEALLNMLLMKIRNAPPPKADRLASFISFGVVVQQLTNHLEATGLTTHLMNPMLIQELTEKLPAGTKMEWVRYRRRNAVVTLRTLSDFLSDIGKDASEATSFGEAAVIVDHRQQKGKSKRGSEGFLHAHCETEKNQGPSGRERTPCRICGRFDHRVRNCDKFRKLRLADRWEVVRRWNLCQLCLNEHGNFRCKLNLRCNVDGCNERHNPLLHQERSICNIHATLPKPSVIFRMIPVKLYRGQLSVNTIAFLDEGSSYTLVEKSLISKLGVGAVTQPLRVTWTAGVSRVKKDSRRVELFISARGSTQRFHIKSAHTVESLKLPPHTLPMSEIVKQHEHLRGLPIADFQQATPQILIGLKDIHLYAPIESRIGRPGEPIAVRSKLGWTVYGPTGTAEMDAGIVGKTYTLEESGISAALLPESVEDRRAKEILEKTTVRVGDRFETGLLWKEDDPSFPDSYPMAVKRMQSMERRLQKDAKLYEKVRCMIGEYLAKGYAHIATRSELKAFDYSKVWYIPLNIVFNPRKQKHRLVWDARAEVKGISLKSKLLKGPDMLTALPAVLCRFRERAIGFGANIKEMYHQMRIREVDKRVMRFVFRNDPSMAPVVYVMDVATFGATCSPSLAQYVKNLNAKEYAGQFPEAAKAIVENHYVDEYFDSADTIEEAVKRARDVRGLSQGHGGELELGSERVLGIVWSPTCDEFMFSTRLRDDLLPYLSGDLLPSKRVVMSCVMSFFDPLGLLSIFTFYGKLLIQDLWRSGCDWEQQIDRECADRWNQWICRLPDVEEVRVPRFYFHGGHIGRTEYSSIQLHVFVDASEIAYGAAEYLRIETVNGPLCSLVMSRSKVAPLKHLSIPRLELQAAVLGARLANSVEEILSLEINQRHIWSDSKTVLSWIHSDHRRYKQFVAFRIGEILNLTKLGEWHWVPTKCNVADAMTKWEKRRKRDGLSIEVIPATSRVKKLVKRDLITKITPLKREEYQVAEAYLWRAAQAEEFADEVKVLKKNRSLPYKDWRPVEKCSHIYDLSPFLDKQDVLRMEGRAARGSSLPFELRFPIILPKKHPVTDKLLEYYHQQVVHGNTETAVNEIRQRFRIQNLRAEMKRICRTCVWSENDMSACSPACLQEPFTSKSLIA; encoded by the exons ATGAGTCGGCCAAGTCCTAACCCTAATCCAGACCAAACGGGATACAGTTGCGCGGCATGTGATCGTCCGGATTCTGCCGAAAAGGAGATGGTGCTTTGCGACCGCTGTCAGCTGTGGTATCATTTCGGTTGTGCTGGCGTGTCTGACGACATTCACGATGTTTCATGGCGCTGCACGGAATGCAGAAATGATGAAGAGAATGATGCTGCACTGCAAGAGGagataaaaaagtttgaagaagaTAAAAAGATACAGAAGCAGAAGATGGAAAGGGAGAAAATTTTGCATCGAAAGCGACTGGAGATGCAGCAAGAAATGTTCGAGATGCGTCAGCAGTTGGAAAAGGAAAAGCGAGAATTGGAAAAGGCGCAAATGCAGAAGAAACTTTCCGAAGAAGAAGCTCACCAGAAGAAGCTTAAGGAAATGCGGATAGAAATGGAGGAAAAGTTGAGACGTTTAAAATTGAAGCGGAACAAGGATGCTGACG AAGATccaaaaaagaagaaggaaaagaagaagtgtAAAAGTGTGGAGGAGGAGAAAGAAATTTCGGAGTCTGATGGATCTGAAAAAGAAGACGAGTCTCTGGATGATAGTGTAGAAGAAGAGGAAAGCGAAGATGGAGATAGCTCCGAAACGGGTGAAGAGGAGGTGAATGAAAATAACCAACGGCGTAGGCGGCATCGTCATAAAAGTCCCACGAAAGCGCAGTTATCATCTCGCCAGTTTCTGTCTAGGAAGTTGCCAACTTTTTCTGGCCAACTGGAGGAATGGCCGCTGTTTATAAGCAGCTACGAGACGTCGACGAAGGCGTGTGGTTTTTCGAACATCGAGAACCTAGCGCGTTTGCAAGAGTGCCTGAAAGGGGAGGCATTAGAGGTGGTGAGAAGTAGGCTCCTTCTGCCTAAGGCAGTCCCGAAGATTATCGAGACCCTGCGGATGCTGTTCGGTCGCCCAGAGGCGCTACTTAATATGTTGCTGATGAAAATCCGCAATGCGCCTCCACCGAAGGCAGATCGATTGGCGAGTTTCATCAGCTTCGGGGTAGTGGTTCAGCAGCTCACTAATCATCTTGAAGCTACAGGACTGACAACTCACTTGATGAACCCGATGCTGATTCAGGAGCTGACCGAAAAGCTGCCAGCGGGAACTAAAATGGAATGGGTGAGATATCGCAGGAGAAACGCTGTCGTTACATTGAGAACTTTGTCCGACTTCCTGTCTGACATCGGGAAAGATGCGAGCGAAGCGACGTCGTTCGGAGAAGCAGCCGTTATTGTGGATCATCGCCAACAAAAGGGAAAATCGAAACGGGGATCTGAAGGTTTTTTACACGCCCATTGTGAAACGGAGAAGAACCAGGGTCCATCTGGAAGAGAAAGGACACCGTGTAGGATCTGTGGCCGGTTCGATCACAGGGTTAGGAACTGTGATAAATTCCGGAAACTCCGACTCGCTGATCGTTGGGAGGTGGTACGAAGGTGGAACCTGTGTCAGTTATGCCTGAACGAGCATGGCAATTTTCGATGCAAGCTGAACTTGCGATGCAACGTCGATGGTTGTAACGAACGTCACAATCCACTGCTACATCAAGAGAGATCGATTTGCAACATTCACGCCACTCTGCCGAAACCCTCCGTCATCTTCCGTATGATTCCGGTTAAGCTGTACAGGGGTCAGCTTTCTGTGAACACAATCGCCTTTCTAGATGAAGGATCGTCATATACGCTCGTAGAGAAGTCACTCATCAGCAAATTGGGAGTAGGAGCAGTAACCCAACCGCTTCGTGTAACGTGGACTGCTGGAGTTTCCAGAGTCAAGAAGGACTCGCGGAGAGTTGAACTATTTATATCCGCAAGAGGATCAACGCAACGTTTCCACATCAAAAGTGCGCATACCGTGGAGAGCCTAAAGCTGCCGCCACATACTCTACCTATGTCGGAGATAGTTAAGCAGCACGAGCATCTACGTGGTCTACCAATCGCGGACTTCCAGCAGGCAACTCCGCAGATTCTCATCGGGCTGAAGGACATCCACTTGTACGCACCGATCGAATCTAGAATAGGACGTCCAGGGGAGCCGATAGCTGTCAGATCGAAACTCGGATGGACCGTCTACGGACCAACGGGTACCGCTGAAATGGACGCTGGAATCGTCGG GAAAACTTATACTCTGGAGGAATCCGGAATTTCTGCTGCGTTGTTGCCTGAGTCAGTGGAGGACAGAAGAGCGAAGGAGATCTTGGAGAAGACGACTGTGAGGGTTGGTGATCGCTTCGAGACGGGTCTTTTGTGGAAGGAGGACGATCCCAGCTTTCCTGACAGTTATCCTATGGCGGTGAAGCGCATGCAGAGCATGGAAAGGCGCTTGCAGAAGGATGCCAAGTTGTATGAAAAAGTTCGTTGTATGATTGGCGAATACCTTGCGAAAGGGTACGCCCACATAGCGACGCGGTCGGAGTTGAAAGCGTTCGATTACAGCAAGGTGTGGTACATTCCTCTAAACATAGTCTTCAATCCAAGGAAACAAAAACATCGTCTGGTGTGGGATGCTAGAGCGGAAGTCAAAGGTATCTCGTTGAAATCCAAGCTGCTGAAGGGTCCGGACATGCTGACCGCACTTCCTGCCGTACTCTGCAGATTCCGTGAACGGGCGATCGGATTCGGGGCAAACATAAAGGAGATGTATCACCAGATGAGAATTCGTGAAGTTGATAAACGAGTGATGAGATTTGTGTTCCGAAACGACCCTTCGATGGCGCCGGTGGTGTATGTAATGGACGTAGCAACATTTGGGGCCACCTGTTCGCCATCTTTAGCACAATATGTGAAGAACCTGAACGCGAAAGAATACGCAGGGCAGTTTCCGGAAGCGGCGAAGGCGATCGTCGAGAACCATTACGTCGACGAATATTTCGACAGTGCTGACACGATAGAGGAGGCTGTGAAGCGTGCGCGAGATGTTCG aggcctttctcaaggccatGGGGGAGAGTTAGAGTTAGGTTCTGAGCGAGTATTAGGAATTGTTTGGAGTCCGACTTGCGATGAATTCATGTTTTCCACTCGGTTGAGAGATGATCTTCTTCCGTATCTATCCGGTGATCTGCTTCCATCAAAGAGAGTGGTTATGAGTTGTGTGATGAGCTTCTTCGATCCGTTAGGACTACTTTCCATCTTCACCTTTTACGGTAAATTGCTGATCCAGGACTTGTGGCGAAGCGGATGCGATTGGGAACAACAAATCGATAGAGAGTGTGCCGATAGGTGGAATCAGTGGATTTGCAGGCTCCCCGACGTCGAAGAAGTTCGTGTTCCTCGTTTTTATTTTCATGGCGGTCACATCGGTCGGACAGAATATAGCAGTATACAACTCCACGTCTTCGTTGATGCGAGTGAAATTGCTTATGGTGCTGCGGAATACCTCCGAATCGAAACGGTCAACGGTCCTCTGTGTTCGCTCGTGATGTCAAGATCCAAAGTGGCACCGCTAAAACATCTGTCGATTCCTCGCTTGGAATTACAAGCAGCAGTGCTAGGAGCCAGGCTCGCCAATTCCGTCGAAGAAATTCTTTCCTTGGAGATTAATCAGCGACACATTTGGAGTGATTCGAAGACGGTTCTGTCGTGGATCCATTCGGACCATCGTCGGTATAAACAGTTTGTTGCGTTCAGGATCGGCGAAATCCTCAACCTGACGAAGCTAGGCGAATGGCACTGGGTCCCGACTAAATGCAATGTAGCTGACGCTATGACGAAGTGGGAGAAACG AAGGAAGCGAGATGGTTTGAGCATTGAGGTGATACCAGCAACAAGCAGGGTGAAAAAGTTGGTGAAAAGAGATCTGATCACAAAGATTACTCCGTTGAAGCGGGAAGAATATCAGGTAGCAGAGGCTTATCTTTGGAGAGCAGCTCAAGCGGAAGAATTCGCGGACGAAGTCAAGGTTTTGAAAAAGAACCGAAGTCTCCCCTACAAAGATTGGCGACCCGTAGAGAAGTGCAGCCACATCTACGATCTAAGCCCGTTTCTGGATAAGCAAGACGTGCTTCGAATGGAAGGCAGAGCAGCGCGGGGTTCATCACTACCCTTCGAACTTAGATTCCCGATTATCCTTCCGAAGAAGCATCCGGTGACAGATAAACTACTGGAATATTATCACCAACAGGTTGTCCACGGCAACACGGAAACCGCAGTCAATGAAATCCGGCAACGGTTCCGCATTCAGAATCTGCGTGCGGAAATGAAACGTATCTGCAGAACCTGTGTGTGGTCGGAAAACGATATGTCTGCTTGTTCACCTGCATGTCTACAAGAGCCGTTCACCTCGAAGTCGCTCATAGCATGA
- the LOC129761355 gene encoding uncharacterized protein LOC129761355, producing the protein MVATLSTDACKKAIRRFIARRGFPQEIYSDNGTNFVGASRELHEEIGRIHTALGSTFTNAQTQWRFNPPAAPHMGGCWEMMVRSVKSALGSVPVVRKLDDESLATVLAEAESMVNSRPLTLVPLESADHESLTPNHFLLLNSNGVREPEKLPTDEGMVLRNSWNMVQHTIDNFWRRWVVEYLPTIIRHTKWFRDVRPIKVEDLVLVVDENIRNRWLRGKVIHTIPGKDGITRCAEEMTSAGILKRPVKKLALLDLEKFGDAEPEVKAIRGETVRRTSPSNRSVTVCNATLTDDLESMGESDSMKKRKHKQNRNYTKSGDLVNW; encoded by the coding sequence ATGGTTGCCACCTTATCTACCGACGCGTGTAAGAAGGCGATCAGGAGGTTTATAGCACGACGGGGCTTCCCTCAGGAAATTTACTCTGACAACGGTACAAATTTTGTGGGAGCGAGCCGGGAGTTGCACGAAGAAATTGGCAGAATTCACACTGCATTGGGCAGCACATTTACGAATGCACAAACCCAGTGGCGGTTTAACCCTCCTGCTGCTCCTCATATGGGAGGCTGTTGGGAGATGATGGTTCGGTCCGTAAAATCGGCTCTTGGAAGCGTGCCGGTTGTAAGGAAGTTAGATGACGAATCGCTCGCTACGGTACTGGCAGAAGCTGAGAGCATGGTGAACTCTCGACCGTTGACGTTGGTTCCGTTGGAATCGGCTGACCATGAGTCGTTAACGCCCAATCACTTCTTGCTCCTCAATTCCAATGGAGTACGAGAACCAGAAAAACTTCCAACGGATGAGGGAATGGTGTTGAGGAACAGTTGGAACATGGTTCAGCATACCATAGATAACTTTTGGCGCCGCTGGGTGGTGGAATATCTACCGACCATTATAAGACACACAAAATGGTTCCGAGATGTAAGACCGATCAAGGTAGAAGATTTGGTGCTCGTGGTGGATGAGAATATCAGGAACCGGTGGCTACGTGGAAAAGTGATCCATACAATTCCTGGAAAAGATGGAATTACTCGTTGCGCAGAGGAGATGACATCAGCAGGGATTTTGAAGAGACCTGTTAAAAAATTGGCTTTGCTGGATTTAGAAAAATTTGGTGACGCTGAACCAGAAGTTAAGGCGATACGGGGGGAGACTGTTCGCCGCACCAGTCCCTCGAACAGGTCTGTGACGGTGTGTAACGCAACTCTAACGGATGATCTGGAAAGTATGGGAGAAAGCGACAGTATGAAAAAACGTAAACATAAGCAAAACAGAAATTATACAAAAAGTGGTGATTTGGTTAATTGGTGA